CAACCCGTGGGAGTTCGAGCGGGCCGAAGTGATTTACCCGATCGGCTTTGGCGGCAGCGTCGAAACCCTGCCGGACGCTTCCGGCAAGCTGATCCAGGTGTGGACGCCCAGCGAAACGGTACGTGCCGTCGCTTACGACACCCCGGTGGTCGGCTGGCGTGGCGCCAGCGTCAATACCTTGCGCCTGTGGCGCGCACGGGCGGTCGAAGACCTGCACCTGGAACGCTTCAACGCCGGTGATCACCTGGGCGCCGTCGCCGAAGTGGCGCGCGCCGAGAGCATCTCGCGCGTGCTGTACCCGGCTGATAGCACGGAAGCGGGGCAGGAACTGCGCCTGCGCCAGGAATACTTCTTCGTCGCGGCCTCCCTGCAAGACCTGCTGCGCCGCCACAAGAACATGCACGGCTCGGTGCTGAGCCTGGGCGAACACGCGGCGATCCAGCTCAACGACACCCACCCGTCCATCGCGGTGGCCGAGCTGATGCGTCAATTGGTTGACCTGCACGACATTCCATGGGAAGCCGCCTGGGACGTCACCGTCGAAACGCTTTCCTACACCAACCACACCCTGTTGCCCGAAGCCCTGGAAACCTGGCCGGTCGGGCTGATGGAGCGCATGCTGCCGCGCCACATGCAGATCATTTACCTGATCAACGCCCAGCACATCGACTCGCTGCGCGCCAAGGGCGTGCACGATTTCGACGTACTGCGCGCGGTATCGCTGATCGAAGAAGACAATGGCCGTCGCGTGCGCATGGGCAACCTGGCGTTCCTCGGTTCCCACAGCGTCAACGGCGTGTCCGGCCTGCACACCCAGCTGATGCGCAGCACGGTGTTCTCCGAACTGCACAAGCTGTACCCGGAGCGCATCAACAACAAAACCAACGGCATCACCTTCCGCCGCTGGTTGTATCAGGCTAACCCCAAACTCACGTCGATGCTGGTGGAGGCTTTGGGCCCGGACATTCTCGACACCATGGAAACCCGCCTGGGCGAGCTGGAAACCTTTGCCGAGAAGCAGACGTTCCGCAAAGCTTTCGCCGATCAACGCCTGCACAGCAAGCGCGCGCTGGCCGAGATCATCCACGAGCGCCTGGGCATTTCGGTGAACCCGGCGGCGATGTTCGACGTACAGGTCAAGCGGATCCACGAATACAAGCGCCAGTTGCTCAACCTGCTGCACACCGTGGCGCTGTACCAGGCGATCCGTGCCGAGCCTGAGGTCGACTGGGTGCCGCGCGTGAAGATCTTCGCCGGCAAGGCGGCGGCGAGTTATCACCAGGCCAAGCTGATCATCAAGTTGACCAACGATATCGCGCGCACCGTCAACAACGACCCGACCGTGCGCGGCTTGCTCAAGGTGGTGTTCCTGCCCAACTACAACGTCAGCCTGGCGGAAAGCATCATTCCGGCGGCGGACTTGTCGGAGCAGATCTCCACCGCCGGCTTTGAAGCGTCGGGCACCAGCAACATGAAATTCGGCCTCAACGGCGCGCTGACCATCGGTACCATGGACGGCGCCAACGTGGAAATGCACGAGCGTGTCGGCGCCGAGCACATGTTTATCTTCGGCCTCAGCGCGCAGCAGGTGGAGGCGCGCAAACACGCCGGCGAGTTCAGTGCCGGGCCGGATATCGCGGCGTCGCATCGCCTCAACGATGTGCTGCAAGCGATCCGTG
Above is a genomic segment from Pseudomonas azadiae containing:
- a CDS encoding glycogen/starch/alpha-glucan phosphorylase, with protein sequence MSQEPLAREAEVAAFRDAVLTKLTYAVGKDPDHAFDHDWFEAIALAARDQMVDHWMDHTRRIYRKGQKRVYYLSLEFLIGRLLYDSLSNLGVLEIARDALSELGVDLERIRLLEPDAALGNGGLGRLAACFMESMSTLGIAGHGYGIRYEHGLFRQAIVDGWQQEQTERWLDFGNPWEFERAEVIYPIGFGGSVETLPDASGKLIQVWTPSETVRAVAYDTPVVGWRGASVNTLRLWRARAVEDLHLERFNAGDHLGAVAEVARAESISRVLYPADSTEAGQELRLRQEYFFVAASLQDLLRRHKNMHGSVLSLGEHAAIQLNDTHPSIAVAELMRQLVDLHDIPWEAAWDVTVETLSYTNHTLLPEALETWPVGLMERMLPRHMQIIYLINAQHIDSLRAKGVHDFDVLRAVSLIEEDNGRRVRMGNLAFLGSHSVNGVSGLHTQLMRSTVFSELHKLYPERINNKTNGITFRRWLYQANPKLTSMLVEALGPDILDTMETRLGELETFAEKQTFRKAFADQRLHSKRALAEIIHERLGISVNPAAMFDVQVKRIHEYKRQLLNLLHTVALYQAIRAEPEVDWVPRVKIFAGKAAASYHQAKLIIKLTNDIARTVNNDPTVRGLLKVVFLPNYNVSLAESIIPAADLSEQISTAGFEASGTSNMKFGLNGALTIGTMDGANVEMHERVGAEHMFIFGLSAQQVEARKHAGEFSAGPDIAASHRLNDVLQAIRGGVFSPDDPGRYVGLIDGLIDYDRFLVCADFDSYWDAQAKVEAHWHDSKAWWRSAVLNTARMGWFSSDRTIREYATEIWKALD